In one Pseudomonas purpurea genomic region, the following are encoded:
- a CDS encoding outer membrane protein OmpK — translation MIRTQTNLLFSGGMLAASQALAGDLLLWQTNSLSYLYGKNFAINPSIQQTVTFEHADKWKYGDTFLFVDKIFYNGQEDRNKGPHSFYGEFSPRLSFGKILDRTFEYGPIKDVLLAMTYEYGEGESEAYLIGPGFDLAVPGFNYFTLNVYRRQTEGPRPGDGVWQITPSWSYSIPVGRSNLLIDGYLDWVVDNDQNSRGTYHANLHFNPQIKYDLGKALSGREKQVYIGAEYSYWKNKYGIQSNASLDTHQNTASLLVKVHF, via the coding sequence ATGATTCGGACACAAACCAACCTGCTGTTCAGCGGCGGGATGTTAGCGGCCAGCCAGGCACTGGCGGGCGACTTGCTGCTGTGGCAAACCAACAGCCTGAGCTACCTGTACGGCAAGAACTTTGCGATCAACCCCTCGATCCAGCAAACAGTGACCTTCGAACACGCCGACAAATGGAAGTACGGCGATACCTTTCTGTTCGTCGACAAGATCTTCTACAACGGCCAGGAAGACCGCAACAAAGGCCCCCACAGTTTTTACGGCGAATTCAGCCCGCGACTGTCGTTCGGCAAGATCCTGGATCGCACATTCGAATACGGCCCGATCAAGGACGTGCTGCTGGCGATGACCTACGAGTACGGCGAAGGTGAAAGCGAGGCCTACCTGATCGGGCCGGGCTTCGACCTCGCGGTTCCGGGTTTCAACTATTTCACCTTGAACGTCTACCGCCGTCAGACCGAAGGCCCGCGACCCGGCGACGGTGTCTGGCAGATCACACCGTCCTGGTCCTACAGCATTCCCGTTGGCCGCTCAAACCTGCTGATCGACGGCTACCTCGACTGGGTCGTCGACAATGACCAGAACTCACGCGGTACCTACCACGCCAACCTGCACTTCAATCCGCAAATCAAGTACGACCTGGGCAAGGCGTTGAGCGGCCGTGAGAAACAGGTCTACATCGGCGCCGAATACAGTTACTGGAAGAACAAGTACGGCATCCAGAGCAACGCCAGCCTGGACACCCATCAGAACACCGCCAGCCTGCTGGTCAAGGTGCACTTCTAA
- the minC gene encoding septum site-determining protein MinC, producing the protein MSQTELLDQDPVFQLKGSMLAITVLELARNDLDNLDRQLAAKVAQAPNFFSNAPLVLALDKLPPGEGAVDLPGLMRVCRQHGLRTLAIRASRIEDIAAAIAVDLPVLPPSGARERLLDPHEGVVAKKPEKPPEPTVKPTRIITSPVRGGQQIYAQGGDLVVISSVSPGAELLADGNIHVYGPMRGRALAGVKGDTKARIFCQQLSAELLSIAGHYKVSEDLRRDPLWGCGVQVSLSGDVLNIIRL; encoded by the coding sequence ATGAGCCAAACCGAACTGCTAGACCAAGATCCCGTGTTCCAGTTGAAGGGCAGCATGCTCGCCATCACGGTGCTGGAACTGGCCCGCAATGACCTCGACAACCTCGACCGCCAACTGGCCGCCAAGGTTGCCCAGGCGCCGAACTTCTTCAGCAATGCGCCGCTGGTCCTGGCTCTGGACAAACTGCCGCCTGGCGAAGGCGCGGTCGACCTGCCAGGGCTGATGCGCGTGTGCCGCCAGCATGGCCTGCGCACCCTGGCGATTCGCGCCAGCCGCATCGAAGACATCGCGGCGGCCATCGCCGTGGATTTGCCCGTGCTGCCGCCGTCCGGCGCCCGCGAACGCCTGCTCGACCCTCACGAGGGCGTCGTTGCGAAAAAACCGGAAAAACCACCGGAGCCGACGGTCAAACCGACCCGGATCATCACCTCGCCGGTGCGTGGCGGGCAGCAGATTTACGCTCAGGGTGGCGATCTGGTAGTGATTTCGTCGGTCAGCCCGGGGGCGGAACTTCTCGCCGATGGCAACATCCATGTATACGGCCCGATGCGCGGTCGTGCGCTGGCCGGCGTGAAGGGTGACACCAAGGCACGGATTTTCTGTCAGCAATTGAGCGCTGAACTACTCTCCATCGCGGGCCATTACAAGGTTTCCGAAGACCTGCGGCGCGATCCGCTGTGGGGCTGCGGCGTACAAGTCAGCCTGTCGGGTGACGTGTTGAACATCATTCGGCTTTAA
- a CDS encoding RHS repeat-associated core domain-containing protein: MSEARWTDTHTPTLVTLDPRGLAVRTVAYCRHPDSETRETRITRQTFDIAGRLIAAWDPRLWGVAPQPNLVTTYGLQGKPLLVDSVDAGWQLGLLGEAAEPLSSWDSRGSQRHTQYDELQRPCAVTEQLAGEPPQVVERLSYGDASDGLAIHNQCGQRVRHDHPAGSRRMVEYGVRGLALTEHTRFLLGLDLPDWPPDVPGREVWLEDEGFETTQQYAPSGEMLSQTDARGNLRLFAYTRAGELKESRLRLAVSMQEPKRLISEIRYNAMAQVESETAGNGVKTTADYAADDGRLRGLLSLAPDGKPLQDLSYLYDPVGNIRSVEDKSRLTRHFNNQRVEPVNHYRYDSLYQLVEATGQEVSQPSHGPALPSWQQTPLDPNQLRHYTQAFDYDAAGNLRTRHHSGAETFEMFTSASSNRSVADKEGLAEGFDANGNQQALQRGQRMSWDVRNQLREVTLVSREDGPDDTERYLYDSPGHRLRKVRLTQAASRTLRSEVRYLPGLEVHRDTATGEERHVISLEAGRSRVRVLHWVTKPPKGVLNDQLRYSLSDHLGSGTVEQDEFGGLLSREGYYAFGGTAWWVGPGATEAKYKTIRYSGKERDATGLYYYGYRYYAPWLQRWVSPDPAGMVDGTNVFMMLFNNPVNWVDAAGQNAVPAIAHFFWGGKDINPMYLSNVLTFKMRNPDYSMNVWTDRPSHILSTLSAMESGDDPAHRALARRYGQELLISKPDELFQGLAKIFPGAHKIEALFHRELNGPYRNLAAASDILRMTAMYVHGGLYMDVDVAVFSEIKALQAPEGFLAYVMGGRYVANSMIAAMPQSSFGIEFLENMMAYYKKHDEESWAKKRSHPFWRSEDTLYWTGPGLIQDSVRSLRLFLPEQLFSHRVPSERVGELIDDRRGEAGLFDRGIRSGVAAMSDWPKIRPGRRASVA; encoded by the coding sequence ATGAGCGAGGCGCGTTGGACAGATACCCACACTCCAACCTTGGTGACCTTGGACCCTCGCGGCCTTGCTGTGCGGACCGTTGCCTATTGTCGGCACCCGGATAGCGAGACTCGGGAGACGCGCATCACGCGCCAGACCTTTGATATCGCCGGGCGGTTGATAGCGGCGTGGGATCCGCGCTTGTGGGGCGTAGCGCCCCAACCCAACCTGGTCACGACCTACGGCTTGCAGGGAAAACCACTGCTGGTTGACAGCGTTGATGCCGGTTGGCAGCTGGGTTTGTTGGGGGAGGCCGCAGAGCCGCTGTCGAGTTGGGACAGTCGTGGCAGTCAGCGTCACACCCAATACGATGAGCTTCAGCGTCCGTGCGCTGTCACGGAACAGTTGGCGGGGGAGCCGCCACAGGTCGTCGAGCGGTTGTCTTATGGTGATGCAAGCGACGGCCTTGCCATCCACAACCAGTGTGGTCAGCGGGTGCGGCATGACCATCCGGCCGGGAGTCGGCGAATGGTTGAATACGGGGTGAGGGGTTTGGCGCTGACGGAGCACACGCGTTTTCTCCTCGGCCTGGATCTGCCGGATTGGCCACCCGATGTACCGGGGCGTGAAGTCTGGCTGGAAGACGAAGGTTTTGAAACCACTCAACAGTACGCGCCCTCTGGGGAAATGCTCAGCCAAACCGATGCCAGGGGCAACCTCAGGCTGTTCGCGTATACGCGAGCGGGTGAGTTAAAAGAGTCGCGCCTGAGACTGGCGGTTTCTATGCAAGAGCCGAAGCGGTTAATCAGCGAGATTCGCTACAACGCGATGGCTCAGGTTGAAAGTGAAACCGCTGGCAACGGCGTGAAAACCACTGCCGATTATGCGGCTGACGATGGCCGTTTAAGAGGTTTGCTGTCGCTGGCCCCCGACGGAAAACCCCTTCAAGACCTGAGCTATCTTTACGACCCGGTCGGCAACATTCGCAGTGTCGAAGACAAATCCCGACTCACTCGTCACTTCAACAATCAGCGGGTCGAACCGGTCAACCATTACCGCTATGACAGCCTGTACCAACTGGTCGAGGCAACGGGGCAAGAAGTCAGTCAGCCCAGTCATGGCCCGGCATTGCCGAGCTGGCAACAAACGCCGCTGGACCCCAATCAGTTACGTCACTACACCCAGGCGTTCGACTATGACGCGGCGGGCAACTTGCGGACCCGTCATCACAGCGGTGCCGAGACGTTCGAGATGTTTACCTCGGCCAGCAGCAACCGCAGCGTCGCCGACAAGGAAGGCCTTGCCGAGGGTTTTGATGCCAATGGCAATCAGCAGGCGCTGCAACGCGGGCAGCGGATGAGTTGGGATGTGCGTAATCAGTTGCGTGAAGTCACGTTGGTCAGCCGAGAGGACGGCCCTGACGATACCGAGCGCTACCTCTACGACAGCCCCGGCCATCGGTTGCGAAAAGTCCGCCTTACTCAGGCTGCCAGCCGCACGTTGCGCAGTGAAGTGCGCTACCTGCCGGGGCTTGAAGTGCATCGCGATACCGCCACCGGTGAAGAACGACATGTCATTAGCCTTGAAGCCGGACGTAGCCGTGTGCGGGTGTTGCATTGGGTCACGAAACCACCCAAAGGCGTTCTCAATGATCAACTTCGCTACAGCCTGAGCGATCACTTGGGGTCCGGTACGGTGGAACAGGATGAATTCGGTGGATTGTTGAGTCGGGAGGGTTATTACGCATTTGGCGGCACGGCGTGGTGGGTGGGACCGGGTGCTACTGAAGCCAAGTACAAGACGATTCGTTATTCGGGTAAGGAAAGGGATGCGACGGGACTTTATTACTATGGGTATCGGTATTACGCACCATGGTTGCAAAGGTGGGTGAGTCCGGATCCTGCGGGGATGGTTGATGGTACTAATGTGTTCATGATGCTGTTCAATAATCCAGTTAATTGGGTAGATGCGGCAGGGCAGAATGCAGTGCCTGCGATTGCACATTTTTTTTGGGGTGGGAAGGATATCAACCCCATGTATTTAAGCAATGTACTGACGTTTAAAATGCGTAACCCAGATTATTCAATGAATGTATGGACTGACAGGCCATCCCATATCCTGAGTACGTTGTCTGCAATGGAGAGCGGCGATGACCCGGCACATCGTGCGCTCGCACGCCGATATGGGCAGGAATTGCTGATAAGTAAGCCTGATGAGTTGTTTCAGGGGCTCGCGAAAATTTTCCCGGGCGCACATAAAATAGAGGCATTGTTTCACCGTGAACTTAATGGACCTTACCGAAATCTTGCGGCAGCGAGTGATATATTGAGAATGACCGCGATGTACGTACATGGTGGCTTATACATGGATGTTGATGTTGCTGTTTTCTCTGAGATCAAAGCTCTGCAGGCTCCAGAAGGCTTCTTGGCCTACGTTATGGGGGGGCGATATGTCGCAAACTCAATGATCGCTGCAATGCCTCAATCATCATTTGGAATCGAATTTCTAGAAAACATGATGGCTTACTACAAAAAGCACGATGAAGAAAGTTGGGCTAAAAAGAGAAGTCACCCGTTCTGGCGTAGTGAGGATACGCTTTATTGGACTGGACCAGGTTTGATACAAGATTCTGTTCGGAGTTTAAGGTTGTTTCTCCCTGAGCAGTTGTTTTCACACCGGGTGCCTTCAGAACGAGTGGGGGAGCTTATTGATGATAGAAGGGGGGAGGCTGGACTTTTTGATCGGGGTATTCGTTCTGGGGTTGCCGCGATGAGCGACTGGCCGAAAATTAGGCCGGGGCGCAGAGCCTCAGTTGCATAG
- a CDS encoding RHS repeat-associated core domain-containing protein: MALVLSEQAYFLSSLDPPDWPLDIPARDACLEDEGLETSQLHAPSGEMLSQTDAMRNLRLFAYMRAGELKAARLKLAASTQAPDLMISDIHHNAFGQIVYERAENGVVTTAEYDAENQRLTRLLSRDPDGKPLQDLNYGYDPMGNISSLEDKAQLTHHFNQQRIDPINRYRYDSLYQLVEASGREVSQFSHGPALPVWQQTPLDPNQLRNYTQTFDYDAAGNLRGRQHSGAETFEMFASDSSNRSVARKEGLANGFDANGNQQELQRGQRMSWDVRNQLREVTLVNREDGADDTERYFYDRPGHRLQKVRLTQAASRTLRAEVRYLPGLEVHRDTATGEERHVISLEAGRSQVRALHWVTKPPKAVRNDQLRFSLGDHLGSSTVELDGEGKLLSQEGYYAFGGTAWWVGPSAIEVKYKTIRYSGKERDATGLYYYGYRYYAPWLQRWVSPDPAGVIDGLNLFLIVGNCPVSFRDENGLVKTGDISILPEKLGKWRLEKLQLSHSELISESSVGNNVVVNVNLLYKPDWRDRLLGSFQEVPNLIWHEKITTNDFGKNETWSFEADMFEHNPSSRTMEVWPKMYIEAYNSASNTPGIYRGAVSLHDVRGNKVTVDDLGGGVSDNNKKSKAVRSYLSSKGGVMSFEIHDVPSIVFREKTHKERLLEIKVGLEGARSSVSVSQYLSVDNVSTNKEFKRLIATQPVDMAHEGLHMVDPPAIVSERRPYLRAQGEFFMARKK; this comes from the coding sequence GTGGCCCTGGTGCTTTCTGAGCAAGCGTACTTTCTCTCGAGTCTGGATCCACCGGATTGGCCACTGGACATACCGGCGCGTGATGCTTGTCTGGAAGACGAAGGTCTTGAGACGTCCCAGCTGCACGCCCCCTCCGGTGAAATGCTTAGCCAGACCGATGCCATGCGTAACCTCAGGCTCTTCGCGTACATGAGAGCAGGCGAGTTGAAAGCAGCGCGACTGAAACTGGCGGCCTCCACGCAAGCGCCAGACCTGATGATCAGCGACATTCACCACAACGCTTTCGGCCAGATCGTATACGAGCGTGCGGAAAATGGCGTCGTCACCACTGCCGAATACGATGCTGAAAATCAACGTCTGACGAGGTTGTTGTCCCGCGATCCCGATGGCAAACCCCTTCAAGACCTGAACTATGGCTATGACCCAATGGGCAATATCAGCAGTCTCGAAGACAAAGCCCAACTGACACACCATTTCAACCAGCAACGGATTGATCCCATCAACCGTTACCGTTACGACAGCCTGTATCAATTGGTGGAGGCCTCCGGGCGAGAGGTCAGCCAGTTCAGTCACGGCCCGGCGCTACCGGTTTGGCAGCAAACACCGCTGGACCCCAACCAGTTACGCAATTACACCCAGACCTTCGACTATGACGCAGCGGGAAACCTGCGGGGTCGCCAGCACAGTGGTGCCGAGACTTTTGAGATGTTTGCCTCGGACAGTAGCAACCGCAGCGTCGCCCGTAAGGAAGGACTTGCCAATGGTTTTGATGCCAATGGCAATCAGCAGGAACTGCAGCGCGGGCAACGGATGAGTTGGGATGTCCGAAATCAGTTACGTGAGGTCACTCTGGTCAATCGAGAGGACGGTGCTGACGATACAGAGCGCTACTTCTATGACCGACCCGGCCATCGGTTGCAAAAAGTCCGCCTCACTCAGGCTGCCAGTCGCACACTACGTGCCGAAGTCCGTTACTTGCCGGGGCTGGAAGTGCATCGTGATACAGCCACCGGTGAAGAGCGGCATGTCATCAGTCTCGAGGCTGGACGCAGTCAGGTGCGGGCGTTGCACTGGGTCACGAAACCACCCAAAGCCGTTCGTAATGATCAACTTCGCTTCAGCCTTGGCGATCATCTGGGCTCCAGTACCGTGGAGCTGGATGGCGAAGGCAAATTACTGAGTCAGGAAGGTTATTACGCCTTTGGAGGTACGGCATGGTGGGTGGGTCCGAGTGCTATTGAGGTCAAGTACAAGACGATTCGTTATTCGGGTAAGGAAAGGGATGCGACGGGGCTTTATTACTATGGGTATCGGTATTACGCGCCGTGGTTGCAGCGGTGGGTGAGTCCTGATCCGGCGGGAGTTATTGATGGGCTTAATTTGTTTCTTATTGTAGGTAACTGCCCTGTTTCTTTTCGAGATGAAAATGGATTGGTAAAAACGGGGGACATCTCGATTTTACCCGAAAAGCTCGGAAAATGGCGTTTGGAAAAGTTGCAGCTATCTCACTCTGAGCTGATTTCTGAAAGCTCCGTTGGGAACAACGTTGTTGTAAATGTCAATCTTTTATACAAGCCTGATTGGAGAGATCGTTTGCTAGGAAGCTTTCAAGAGGTGCCAAATCTGATATGGCATGAAAAAATCACGACCAACGATTTTGGAAAAAATGAAACCTGGAGTTTCGAGGCTGATATGTTTGAGCATAATCCCTCAAGTAGAACGATGGAGGTGTGGCCGAAAATGTATATAGAAGCCTACAACTCTGCATCAAATACACCTGGGATTTATCGAGGTGCGGTAAGTCTTCATGATGTGAGGGGCAACAAAGTTACTGTCGATGATTTGGGGGGGGGAGTTTCGGATAATAATAAAAAATCTAAAGCTGTGCGCTCCTATCTCTCAAGCAAAGGCGGGGTAATGTCTTTCGAAATTCATGATGTGCCATCAATTGTTTTTCGTGAAAAAACCCATAAGGAACGCCTTCTGGAAATTAAGGTAGGACTTGAAGGTGCCAGATCGAGTGTTTCAGTTAGTCAGTATTTGAGTGTTGATAATGTCTCAACTAATAAAGAGTTTAAGCGTCTGATCGCTACTCAGCCTGTAGATATGGCGCATGAGGGACTGCATATGGTCGATCCACCGGCTATCGTCAGCGAGAGAAGACCTTATTTAAGGGCGCAAGGAGAGTTCTTCATGGCACGGAAAAAATAA
- a CDS encoding patatin-like phospholipase family protein has translation MSPAEPVTGLILSGGGARAAYQVGVLAAIAELLPAGAANPFPVIVGTSAGAINAVSLASGAMDFTAAIQRLTAFWQGFRSHRVLRSDWPGVIHQATRFVSHSLLGIGAQVPVALLNSSPLRDLLNDKLHLSGISEAIAQKQLHAVAVTAFGYESGQAVTFYQGGRTIDAWLRHRRIGVPTQLTVEHLLASSAIPLLFAPVKIDNEYFGDGAVRQSAPISPALHLGASRVLVVGVSGNPRGVDPDNPLQRTYTGQQPSLAQIGGHMLNSTFIDSLESDIELLQRLNQFSHLMPAGTPTRSLGVAPVEVLVIAPSQPIDEIAARHRQELPAALRLFLRGPGATKTSGAGVLSYLLFEAGYCSELIELGRRDALAKRGELCRFLGLAEPVVSA, from the coding sequence ATGAGCCCAGCAGAACCGGTTACAGGGTTGATTCTTTCCGGCGGCGGGGCTCGGGCGGCGTATCAGGTGGGGGTGCTGGCGGCGATTGCCGAGCTGTTGCCGGCCGGTGCGGCGAACCCGTTTCCAGTGATCGTCGGCACCTCGGCCGGGGCGATCAACGCGGTCAGCCTGGCCAGTGGGGCCATGGACTTCACGGCAGCGATCCAGCGCCTGACTGCATTCTGGCAAGGCTTTCGCAGTCATCGGGTGCTTCGCAGCGACTGGCCCGGCGTGATCCATCAGGCTACCCGGTTTGTCAGCCACAGCCTGCTGGGCATCGGCGCTCAGGTGCCGGTGGCGCTGCTCAACAGTTCACCGCTGCGGGACCTGTTGAACGACAAACTGCACCTCTCGGGTATCAGCGAAGCCATCGCACAAAAGCAACTGCATGCGGTGGCGGTCACGGCGTTCGGCTACGAGTCGGGGCAAGCCGTGACGTTCTATCAGGGCGGCCGGACCATCGACGCCTGGTTGCGTCACCGGCGCATCGGTGTTCCCACGCAGTTGACTGTCGAGCATTTGCTGGCGAGTTCAGCCATCCCGTTGTTGTTTGCGCCGGTGAAGATCGACAACGAGTATTTCGGCGACGGCGCGGTGCGTCAGTCGGCGCCGATCAGCCCGGCCTTGCATCTGGGGGCGAGCCGCGTGCTGGTAGTGGGGGTGAGCGGCAACCCGCGCGGCGTCGATCCCGACAATCCCTTGCAGCGTACTTACACCGGTCAGCAGCCGTCGCTGGCGCAGATCGGTGGACACATGCTCAACAGTACGTTCATTGATAGCCTGGAAAGTGATATCGAGTTGTTGCAGCGCTTGAATCAGTTCAGCCATTTGATGCCGGCCGGTACGCCGACCCGCAGCCTGGGCGTGGCGCCGGTGGAGGTGCTGGTGATTGCGCCGAGCCAGCCGATCGATGAGATCGCCGCCCGCCATCGCCAGGAGTTGCCGGCGGCGTTGCGCCTGTTTCTGCGCGGGCCGGGTGCGACCAAGACCAGCGGCGCCGGGGTGCTGAGTTATCTGCTGTTCGAGGCGGGGTATTGCAGCGAGCTGATCGAGTTGGGGCGGCGCGATGCCTTGGCCAAGCGCGGGGAATTGTGCCGGTTTTTGGGCTTGGCGGAGCCTGTGGTTTCGGCGTGA
- a CDS encoding lipid A biosynthesis lauroyl acyltransferase: MDRPHFRAAFFLPRFWPLWLGLGLLWLIVQLPYPVLLRIGRGLGAVMYRVAGDRRRIAQRNLQLCFPEKTAAERKRLLKDNFASTGIAFFEMAMSWWWAKPRLARLAHVEGMEHLKQAQRDGKGVILMALHFTTLEIGAALLGQQHTIDGMYREHKNPLFDFIQRRGRERHNLDSLAVERDDVRGMLKLLRAGRAIWYAPDQDYGAKQSIFVPLFGIQAATVTATSKFARLGKALVVPFTQERLADGSGYRLVIHAPLSGLPGETEEADCIRINQWVESAVRECPEQYLWAHRRFKSRPPGEPKLYDKRG; this comes from the coding sequence ATGGATCGCCCGCACTTTCGAGCTGCATTTTTTCTTCCACGCTTTTGGCCTCTGTGGCTGGGCTTGGGCCTTTTGTGGCTGATTGTCCAACTGCCTTATCCGGTTTTGCTGCGCATTGGCCGAGGCCTGGGCGCGGTGATGTACCGGGTGGCCGGCGACCGACGGCGCATCGCCCAGCGCAATTTGCAGCTGTGTTTCCCGGAAAAAACCGCCGCCGAACGCAAACGCCTGCTCAAGGACAACTTCGCGTCCACCGGCATCGCCTTCTTCGAGATGGCCATGAGCTGGTGGTGGGCCAAGCCGCGCCTGGCGCGCCTGGCCCATGTCGAAGGGATGGAGCATTTGAAACAGGCCCAGCGGGACGGCAAGGGCGTGATTCTGATGGCGCTGCATTTCACCACGCTGGAAATCGGCGCGGCGTTGCTCGGCCAGCAGCACACCATCGATGGCATGTACCGCGAACACAAGAACCCGTTGTTCGACTTTATCCAGCGTCGGGGCCGTGAGCGGCACAACCTGGATTCGCTGGCGGTCGAGCGCGACGACGTGCGCGGCATGCTCAAGTTGCTGCGCGCCGGGCGGGCGATCTGGTACGCGCCGGATCAGGACTACGGCGCCAAGCAAAGTATCTTCGTGCCGTTGTTCGGGATTCAGGCCGCCACCGTCACCGCGACCAGCAAGTTCGCCCGCTTGGGCAAGGCACTGGTGGTGCCGTTTACCCAGGAGCGTCTGGCGGACGGCAGCGGTTATCGGTTGGTGATTCACGCGCCGTTGAGCGGGCTTCCCGGCGAAACTGAAGAAGCCGATTGCATCCGCATCAACCAATGGGTCGAAAGCGCCGTGCGCGAGTGCCCCGAGCAATACCTCTGGGCCCATCGCCGCTTCAAGAGCCGGCCACCGGGCGAACCGAAACTGTACGACAAGCGCGGCTGA
- the minE gene encoding cell division topological specificity factor MinE, whose translation MNLFDFFRANKKVSTASVAKERLQIIVAHERGQRSTPDYLPALQKELVEVIRKYVNIGSDDVHVALENQGSCSILELNITLPDR comes from the coding sequence ATGAATCTTTTTGACTTCTTTCGTGCCAACAAGAAAGTAAGCACCGCGTCGGTAGCGAAAGAGCGTCTACAGATCATCGTGGCGCACGAACGCGGCCAGCGCAGCACCCCTGATTACCTGCCAGCCTTGCAGAAGGAACTGGTGGAGGTGATCCGCAAGTACGTCAATATCGGGTCCGATGACGTGCATGTCGCACTGGAAAACCAGGGCAGCTGCTCGATTCTGGAACTCAATATCACCCTGCCAGATCGCTGA
- the minD gene encoding septum site-determining protein MinD, protein MAKILVVTSGKGGVGKTTTSAAIGTGLALRGHKTVIVDFDVGLRNLDLIMGCERRVVYDFVNVVNGEANLQQALIKDKRLENLYVLAASQTRDKDALTQEGVEKVLMQLKEDFEFVVCDSPAGIEKGAHLAMYFADEAIVVTNPEVSSVRDSDRMLGLLASKSRRAENGEDPIKEHLLLTRYNPERVSNGEMLGVEDVKEILAVTLLGVIPESQAVLKASNQGVPVILDDQSDAGQAYSDAVDRLLGKTVEHRFLDVEKKGFFERLFGGR, encoded by the coding sequence TTGGCCAAGATTCTCGTGGTTACATCCGGCAAGGGTGGTGTGGGTAAGACCACCACCAGCGCCGCTATCGGTACCGGCCTCGCTCTGCGCGGCCACAAAACAGTCATCGTCGACTTCGACGTCGGTTTGCGTAACCTCGACCTGATCATGGGTTGCGAGCGTCGCGTGGTGTATGACTTCGTCAATGTGGTCAACGGCGAAGCCAACCTGCAACAAGCCCTGATCAAAGACAAGCGTCTGGAAAACCTCTACGTACTGGCCGCCAGTCAGACTCGCGACAAAGACGCGCTGACCCAGGAAGGCGTGGAAAAAGTCCTGATGCAACTCAAGGAAGACTTTGAGTTCGTGGTCTGCGACTCCCCGGCGGGCATCGAGAAAGGCGCCCACCTGGCCATGTACTTCGCCGACGAAGCGATTGTCGTGACCAACCCGGAAGTGTCTTCGGTCCGTGACTCCGACCGCATGCTGGGCCTGCTGGCCAGCAAGTCGCGCCGCGCCGAAAACGGCGAAGACCCGATCAAGGAACACCTGCTGCTGACCCGCTACAACCCTGAGCGCGTGAGCAACGGCGAAATGCTGGGCGTCGAAGACGTCAAAGAGATTCTCGCGGTGACCCTGCTGGGCGTCATCCCGGAATCGCAAGCGGTCCTCAAGGCTTCCAACCAGGGCGTGCCCGTTATTCTCGACGACCAGAGCGACGCCGGCCAGGCGTACAGCGATGCCGTCGACCGTCTGCTGGGCAAGACCGTGGAGCATCGATTCCTCGATGTAGAGAAGAAGGGATTCTTCGAGCGCCTGTTTGGAGGTAGATAA
- a CDS encoding pirin family protein: MTQFRKVLSLHTGQPASDGAGVKLTRVFGGAGVERFDPFLMLDEFGSENPDDYIAGFPPHPHRGFETVTYMLEGRMRHEDHLGNVGLLEGGGVQWMTAAKGIIHSEMPEQEEGVMRGFQLWLNLPGKHKLDPASYRDIQPADIPRLTTAQGVEVVVIAGLFDDGAIQQVGAVQRPDTEPHYFDFHLPAGTRITPKLPDGHRALLYVYDGSVELPGQTQSVGTRKLVRLSDEGELQLSSESGARVLLIAGKPLGEPIVQYGPFVMNTRDEIEQALRDFRDDRLTA, encoded by the coding sequence ATGACTCAATTTCGCAAAGTGCTGAGCCTGCATACCGGCCAACCCGCGTCCGATGGCGCCGGGGTCAAGCTGACCCGCGTATTCGGCGGTGCGGGTGTCGAACGCTTCGACCCGTTCCTGATGCTCGACGAGTTCGGCTCGGAAAATCCCGACGACTACATCGCAGGCTTCCCGCCCCACCCGCACCGTGGTTTCGAGACCGTGACCTACATGCTTGAAGGTCGCATGCGTCATGAAGACCATCTGGGTAACGTCGGATTGCTCGAGGGCGGTGGTGTGCAATGGATGACCGCCGCCAAAGGCATCATCCATAGCGAGATGCCGGAGCAGGAAGAAGGTGTCATGCGCGGCTTCCAGCTGTGGCTGAACCTGCCGGGCAAGCACAAACTCGATCCAGCCAGTTATCGGGACATTCAACCGGCAGACATTCCACGCCTCACAACCGCACAAGGCGTCGAGGTGGTAGTGATTGCCGGTCTATTCGATGATGGCGCGATTCAACAGGTGGGCGCGGTGCAACGGCCGGATACCGAACCGCATTACTTCGATTTCCACCTGCCGGCCGGCACCCGCATCACGCCGAAACTGCCGGATGGGCATCGGGCGCTGCTCTATGTGTATGACGGCAGCGTGGAGTTGCCGGGGCAAACCCAGAGCGTCGGCACCCGCAAACTGGTCCGTTTGTCGGATGAAGGTGAGCTGCAACTGAGCAGCGAGTCTGGCGCGAGGGTGCTGTTGATTGCCGGCAAACCACTGGGTGAGCCGATCGTGCAATACGGGCCGTTCGTGATGAACACCCGGGACGAGATAGAACAGGCGCTGCGTGATTTTCGCGATGATCGGTTGACTGCCTAG